CTGGAGGCGTATTATTTATCATGATGCCACAAGTTCGCCGAGCTCTTAGGAGATTTATTTTAAGATAAATTCACACATTTATTACACTTAATTCATATTTTAAGCAttctatataaattatatgtttgtaattaatatttttaccAAGTCTAATTTGCCctttagtatctttttatttgaatttgaaatttttagCTAAACTTAAATCTTATTAACtctatttcaattaattccatCCATTAATTTATCATAATTTGGTGACTTGAGAgcgtatatatatactcattaCAAAACTATTTCATTTGAAACAAAAGTTTGTAATTCTTGACCTATTTAGTAGGTATATTCCTTTTAATATTGAGTGATTTGATATGAAGAATGAGAGATATGctttgaaaaaataatgaggctaactatatatatggtaCTTTCCACCATTTCTCCAATCGAGTGATAGTTGAGGACTTGATAAAAGGTTTTGAAATAATACAAGACATGTCATGGATTCGTGGAATGTGTTTACACTTTATATTTCTTATCATAAGGTACATATCTTGTTATTAGATCACTTTGtctaatatttaggtatatattaccatctttaaaaaaaatctctaGTATAGTTTACTAATAAATCACACAACTATATATGCGAAGTGTCTAAACTAATTTACATTTTGACAAGATATTGAGAAAAACCTCAAAGGATTAGAGTTATCTTTTGAATAGATAACTTACCTATATAGTATAAATATGTAACTTACCTATATAGTAAAAATAGATAACTTACCAATTTAATATAGTAAAATATAACATACCTATATGGATGACCAACTTCATTTACGAAGTTGAAACAAATTATATTCAAAAATAACTTACCTATATAGTagatttaattaaataatatacatatatggtagAATTAAATAacttacatatataatatgttaaattaaataatatacttATATGGtagaattaaataatttacttATATAGTAAGTTTAATAAATATGCCTATATAGTaggtttaattaaataatatacgTATATGATAGAAATAtttttaaacacaaaataaatgtataaaagaaacaactcatttaactttggtttctaaatttaaattacatgactTTGACACAATTAATCATTACATTAAGGCTACGAATTACAAAtttgtgattaaaataaatattaatgtaATAAACTTATATTATGGAAtagattaaattaattattagtaAATTAGGTAGGTTACATATTTGACTTGCGTGACAACTTTTGTAATTTTGAAAGAATACATGTTTTAATATTAATCATACATAACAATTTTTTAGTGtaaattgaaataataaaaaatgggTTTAAACGAAAATCTCTTTTTCAAATTaggtaggcctcatcatttagcccgcggactcgaaaagcccgcggaggcccgcaagcccgacgggcttttacccggcccggcccgcgagaaagcccgccaaagcccgtttccgtgggtagagggccgggcttaaattagaggtgtaaaacccggcccggcccgccaaaagcccgcaaggcccgtgaGGCCCGGGCCGCCAAAAACctgtaaggcccggcccgaaaaagcccgccaaataataaaatattatacatacatattttattaggtttagaataaaactattgcattatgaagcaactatattaaggaaacttcttgggatcgatcgacaccagtagatatgatcggtatatatatttagtgaccatgtaaaaatttcatccaattcggaactcgttttACCGTCAGAATtgccggtaaaccgaaaacaacactaatacgtcataagggaagacccattaccaaaatgcgaacaccaaaagtcgtttgcatatctgaaatcacctaatttttgtcaccgattgtgtgtggtcgcaccaaggaaaccaatttggcaaagccccggtcaatgaggattttaatatgtcaaaacgcatttttctttgttaaccgtaggtacggacggtcaaacaatatccaaaacggacgaaatttttacgggttccctaaatatatataccgatcacatctaatggtgtcgatcgatcatatttcgaactagagttattgatcgccaaagcgtctactaatgtatcgtaaccttttatattaggtttatattaaaactaacgcattatgaagcgactatatgaaagaaacttgtcgggatcgatcgacaccagccgatgtgattggtatatatatttagtgatcctgtaaaaatttcatccaattcggacttcgtttgaccgtcggaatttttggtaaatcgaaaacaccactattatgccctaagagaggacctattacaaatatgcgaatgctgaaagccgtttgcatatatgaaatcacctaatttttgttacctatcgtgcgcggtcgaactgaagagatctatttggcaaaaccccggtcaatgaggtttaaatatgtcaaaacgcctcttttttagttgaccgttggtacgaacggtcaaaccatgtccaaaacggacgaaatttttacgggttccctaaatatatataccgatcacatatacgggtgtcgatcgaccatattttgaatttgagttgtcgatcgccgaagtgtccactaatgtagtataaccttatattaggtttataataaaactatcacattatgaagcgactatatgaaggaaacttctcggaatcgatcgacaccattcgatgtgatcaatatatatatttaatgatcattttaaaatttcatccaattcggacctcgtttaaccgtcggaatttccggtaaaccaaaaacaacactaatatgccataagggggaaccaattaccaagatgcgaatgtggaaatttgtttacatatttgaaatcacttaatttttgttacctatcgtgcgcggtcgaactgaagaaatctatttggcaaaaccccggccaatgaggtttaaatatgtcaaaacgccttttttttagttgaccgttggtacgaacggtcaaaccatgtccaaaacggacgaaatttttacgggttccctaaatatatataccgataacatctactggtgtcgatcgaccatattttgaatttgagttgtcgatcgccgaagtgtctactaatgtattataaccttaaattaggtttataataaaactatcacattatgaagcgactatatgaaggaaacttctcggaatcgatcgacaccatccgatgtgatcaatatatatatttaatgatcattttaaaatttcatccaattcagaccttgtttaaccgtcggaatttccggtaaaccaaaaacaacactaatatgccctaaggtgGGAACCAATTATTAAGATGCGAATGtcgaaatttgtttacatatttgaaatcacctaatttttgttacctatcgtgcgtggtcgaactgaagaaatctatttggcaaagcctcggtcaatgaggtttaaatatgtcaaaacgcctcttttttagttgaccgttggtacgaacagtcaaaccatgtccaaaacggacgaaatttttacgggttccctaaatatatataccgatcacatctactggtgtcgatcgaccatattttgaatttgagttgtcgatcgccgaagtgtccactaatgtagtataaccttatattatgtttataataaaactatcacattatgaagcgactatatgaaggaaacttttcggaattgatcgacaccatctgatgtgatcaatatatatatttaatgattattttaaaatttcatccaattcggacctcgtttaaccgtcggaaattccggtaaacaaaaaacaacactaatatgccataagggggactaattaccaagatgcgaatgtggaaatttgtttacatatttgaaatcacctaatttttgttacctatcgtgcgtggtcgaactgaagaaatctatttggcaaagcccttgtcaatgaggtttaaatatgtcaaaacgtcgtttttttagttgaccgttggtacaaacggtcaaaccatgttcaaaacgaaagaaatttttacgggttccctaaatatatatactgatcacatctactggtgtcgatcgaccatattttgaattttagttgtcgatcgccgaagtgtccactaatgtattataacctttatattaggtttataataaaactatcacattatgaagcgactatatgaaggaaattgttcggaatcgatcgacaccatccgatatgatcaatatatatatttaatgatcattataaaagttcatccaattcggagttcatttaaccgtcagaatttccgttaaaccaaaaacaacactaatatgccataaggggggaccaattaccaagatgcgaatgtggaaatttgtttacatatttgaaatcacctaatttttttcaccgatcgtgcgttgTTGCAATGAGAaaaccatttggcaaagcccatGTCAAcgagattttattatgtaaaaacgtctttttttttgttgaccgaaaattccgatggttaaacgaggtccgaattggatgaaatttttacacggtccctaaatatatatatcgatcacatctattggtgtcgatcgacaatatttcgaaactagaatttatttgtgacttttgttttagaatgttttttaataattcttttattgtttcaaacccttaaattagagtattatattgtttttctaatacaagcccgtaaggccTGGCCCGTAAAACCCGCAaggcccgacccggcccggcccgcaaaagcTCGCAAGACCCGCCTTAGGTGGGCGAGCTTGAATCttcgtatttttgaaaatacccggcccggcccgccacttatttcaatatattaaggcccggcccgggcCCGTCACTCATGGGCTGGGCCGGCCCGTTGATGAGCCCTAAAATTAGGTGTAAAATGAATTGGCCCATAGTTGTTTACATTGTCTGATGTTCCTCCATTGTCAACGACCACCTATCAAAAATGAAATCATAAAACACTTTTAGGCTTCCATTAAACTTTCACTTAAATGAACAGAAATGTTTTTGTAGATATATTTTTGTCATGTATGAGGTGGGAGTATTAACATTACGTACTGTACGTACCGTGatgaataagaaaataaactaAAGCATTATTACTAATAAtcctaaatacatatatatccctaatttattaaaatatatatatatatatatatatatatatatctctctctaaTTTTCTAATGAAActtttctcatatatatatatatatattattgtcaacatttcaaaatcaaaacaaaaatgacTGCAAACATCCCAGGGAGGCTGGAGTACGTGCTAGACCGTGAATTATGCGAAACTTTTTAGTGCACATTGTCATATCATTCTGAAAATTCGTCGTTTGTACGCATTTGACTGTTTTGTATTATTTTGTCTTTTTCAGAAAAGTTAGGCCGTGCTTCCTTTCTGTCAATTCTGTGGAAGTTGCTTTGATGAGTTTATGACTGCTGCGTTAATAGCCTCCAAGCTCTTGCTCCTTCGGTAGTTGCGATGAGCCGATTGACCTCGACGCAAAACCCTGCCTGAGATTCTTTCTAGCTAGCTGGGGACGACTGAATACAGCTCAATATGTCATCTTTGATGCAAATGTAGCGAAATGCTTCGGTTACGTTCTTTCTACACGTAAGGCCTTTTCCTCAAATCAggattgttttttctttttcttttcctgtaATCTACCTGAAACACAGTAAGGAACACAAAAAACTAATTATTTTTGTCATCAAGCTAGGATATAGATCATCTAGCTCCTAATTAACTAATATTGAAATGGATATTGGGATGATAAACgatgattaacaaaataataaaatattggtTATTTATCTAATTTTTAGTAACTCGACAATTTAATCTTTCATGTTTCAATTTTAACTGAttactatttatattttcaaattttaaacaatttggTCATTCTGTTAAGTCTCTGTCAAATTACACCGTTAAGTGATTTTTTTCCGCTCTTATGTGATGTTTGACAAGTCAGCAACTTAACGGTGCAATTTAATGGAGACTTAACAGAATGAccaaattgtttaaaatttgataATATAAGAAGTGATcagataaaattaaaatatgaaTGACTAAACTGTCAAGTTACTAAAAATTGGAGAATGACCAATATTTTGTTCTTAACAAAATTAAGTACGTATGTACATCCTATCATATGCATGATATATTCAGTggtttatttttcttaaaaagtcCACTgtcacttgatttttttttgttaaatgaAGTCATGTAGCTGTCTATTAATGATCTACAAGGCTGAACCTCTCTCACTTTAAATTTAGATACAATCGATTCGTTTAATTGTGGAGAAGTTGACTGGGAGGTCAACATTTTAAATTTAGAGGTTCGAATAAAGTCCCCTTATAAATTAGAGTacgtaatatatattaaacaaACTACAACATCAGAAAATGATGGTACCCGACAAATGACAAcatattaccaaaaaaaaaaaattaaaaaatgacTGCATGATTCAAATGCCAAAACATCCAATAAACCAAAAAACGACGGAAACTATAATTCATCAAAACATACTCTGAAGTCTAAGTGATACATAAAAACTAAATTTAAATAGGATTTGTTCAACAAATCTAATTAAACAATACAGGCTAGATTGAAATGTTTTTATTCTCTACACCAACATTAAAGAGAATCAAGTTCCCCGAATCTTATTGCATCGTTTCTTCTTGTAAAAATTGCCACAGGTCCATTTCAAAACCTTGTTCAGTAGAATTCACATCAGTACTTGACATTGAGGCCGGATCCTCGACCCAAAAGTTTCTCAGGAGATCTTCATCTAGTAGAATTTTCCAGTCATCGATTCCATTCTCTACAGGTGGTGATGTTGACCATGAACTATTTCCTAGTTCAATAGATTTTGAAGATGTAGCCTTAGCGTTCAAGTTCTGATGTAAACTTTTTGTGAAGGTTCGTGGTCGAGGTCTTATTACTGTGGTCTTTGCTCTTTCTGGAGGCTTACTGTTTTTTATGATGCCACAATCTATGTTTCTCCTTCGCCGAGCACTCCAAAAgttttttacatcgtttgatgTTCTTCCCGGAAGCCGTCCAGCAATCAAAGACCACCTTCAAGAAAAGAAGACACACAACATTCTTAGGCATGCATAATGCATTGAATTTAATccaatgaagagaataaataTGAGACAGGGAAGCATACAAAACTTCTTCGATTAATAAGAATATTAATGATTaattaaatcaaaattttgGAGGCATTTTTTGGGGGTAATATTCTGTTATCGTACCTATAATATCTGCGATAGATTTTCTATAATATCTTCCTCTTTATTTGGAGTTTGGTACAATAATGGGTAAACTGATTTATTCAGAATATAATTAATGAGAGAAAATGGCAAAGCTACGATGAAGACAGTTTGTAACTTTGTATTCTGTCGATCTGtactttttttcaatttttgcaAGCGCATGCAACAAAAGAGTGAAAGAAGTAGTAGAAATAATCAAATTAATCAGACTCAGATCGATGTATATACTGATGTACGTACATGGAGCTTCGTATATACGTAATTATGTAAATCGACAACACTACTTGCCTGTTTCCCAAAAGCTTCCGAAGCCTGATCATCAGATCGACTTCATCATCTGCAAAGTCTCCTCTCTTAATGGTTGGCTTCAAATAGTTCAACCATCTCATTCTGCAGCTCTTTCTGCATCTGTTTAAGCCTGCAATAATGTATATGCATTCTTAAATATGACGGATTCACCGAGACCGAAAGCATTACATAATAtgaaaaactaaaatatatattatacttgTGTATATATAGTTCAGGGGAATCCCATAATTTTTAATATGCAGatataaagatatatatatagatcatattaatatatacgtAATTCTTTGTATGTATAGTATACTGCTAATTACCCGCAAGCAGAGGGACCTTGTGCCATCTTCCCTCACCATATTTCTCAATGTAGTTCCTGAGAAGATGATCTTCCTCTTTGGTCCATGAACCTTTCCTCACCTCCATAGTACTTGGTAGCTACTGTATGAGGATAAACTAGCAAGAACTTAGAAGCGTCCACGTTCCAGAAGCCACTCGTACGAttgaatttatataataaactcAAGGTTGCCCGGCCAACCAGTACAAGGCAACTAAATGAGGCATCACATCGATCAAAAGTTATTCAACTTGGCTTAATTCTACGTGTAATTCTCCTCTCCACAGATACACGTATACAAGTTTTGAGTGGTACGCAGTTCTTCTCAAACTTATTAGTCTTCCGAGCGAACCATGATTTCATAATGAGTTGGGGTATAAAATATTTACGATtatttatgaattatatatagaaatttaaaatgtgctaatatttaaaatttaaatcttacactaaaatttagctagaaatataattttttttagtaatttgaGGTGGACCGCAATCCACCGTAGCCCGTGTGTAGCTACGTCATTGTGTTCCAGATCAAGCTCGAACTAGCTAACAACATCTTATCTTTGTGCTTTCACACTATGTAGTTCTGTACTTCTCGAGTTAACAATAAGTAgtgatttttggaaaaaaaaaaagggcagAGATTAATTGTGATAGATTAGACAATTTTTGTTGCGTACAATAATGAAATGAGTTATTTACTAGTTAGAGAGAAACCATAACAAGATTAAAAAAACGAGTCTTTTTCAAAATGATTAATTGCATATCACATATaactaaaataaaatgatTGCAAACTTCTCCTGGGACCAGGttataatttgaaaattttagtgGACATGTACATATTGTTTTATAAAAATTTGAGTATATGAACGTTTCGTCCGAATATCCGTTTTCCGCATCTGTGGTGGCATGGATTGTTCAAGCCGGTGCGCGCGAGTGTGCGACAGTGCGACAGTGCGACTTTTGTCGAACCTGTCCTCTGAAGTTCGATGGCTACCGGATCTGTGTCTTTCTTCGAACCAAATTGGTCTTGATCTACGGATTAAGGATACTATCGATTTGCATGAATGAACTTCTCCACGACTCTCTGCGTATGAACTCTCTAATACACCTCCAAATTCGATCGGTCAAGTAAACCGTATACGTACAGTCTGCTTCTTGTTTACGTACGTCCGACTGTAACTTACATGTAGGGGCGGATGTAAGTTGTAGGCTATCTAGGCTTAAGTCTAGACAAGATTTGCTCCcaaaacctctcaaatatatatatatatatatatatatatcagtccttattcagagtgaaacttcactatgaaattacatagtgaagttttaattttggcacacttttcggtcaaattttttcatcataaacgattcaatatttagatattctattcaagatcatctctacaaagtttcatcaaatttgacaatggtttgagctttcaaaattgagatttacatgaacggttcacgttgaacagttttaatttattcattgatttaatctaatttcaatatcttAACGATATcagaattagatgaaattttgtatagataatcttaaatatcatacctaaatattgaatcacctatggtgaaaacatttgaccgaaaagtgtgccaaaattggaacttcactctataatttcagagtgaagcttcactctagatagggactgatatatatatatatatatattccccCATATGAGATTCTATCCAGCTGATTTTACTTCATATGAGTTGCTTGCTTTAGATATGGAGTGCAGGTATTTTCTAGCAGATATTCAGTTGGATCCAAGATTTGCCAACACATCTgtatctaatttttgtcagcGGTTAGTTGAGTCAAGAAAATCAGCATTCTTTCCTATGAGTTATAGATTGATTTGTCTTGTTTTGACTCTGCCAGTTTCTACAACAACAACGGAGAGAATATTTTCATCTATGaacatcataaaaaataaacttCGAAACAGAATGAAAGATGAATTTCTTGataatttaatgattctctacATTGAAAAAGAACTTGCTGATAACATTGATAATGATTATGTGATTGCAGAGTTTGAATTGAGCGGGTCTCGTAGGGTACGTTTTAGGTAGCTTATTGTTGCGTATAACGTTTTGATGCTTGTAATTTTCAATTCACGAGGTTTTGTTTTATGTCATCATCGGTCTATGTTTTAATTGAAAGTAATAAAGGCGTAAGGATGAGCCTCCCATTGAGTTCcaaaccacaaaaaaaaaaaatagtgtccTCGTATAAATTAGCCTAGACAGCTTTGAATtcctagatccgccactgcttACATGCATATATGCATGCTAATTAATCGTTATTTCTTTCTTACCAATAGAATTGTTCGAATGATTCGAATCGTCTATCATTGATatacatgggaaaaaaaatatctacCCTAGCAAATGACTTTTATGATGATTGTCGACcatcatatataaataatcCAGTACATATGGTACGATTTGTCCAAAAATAGTATATTCGATCATATGTTGTACTTACACAATAATATGGTATATATCCCATCTAAACTTGGTTAGAAACGCCTTCTTCATATGATTGCAAAGGTCATCTTCAATCTCTATATCACCTAAATCAGTTAAACGCATAGTGACCCAGGAAAATGTACACCTTGTGAGCGTAAATCACGGGTAGTAGGTGAATGAGGAAATAGTGGAGGGAATCACGGGTAGTGGAGAATActttatatgtgtatatatagatgattGTTGTGTAATAAGATCAATAAGCAAGATTAATTTCatcttggtatcagagcctgttttttctttgttcttgctctgtttttctggCTTTTTCTCCCGAGCACAGTCGACGTCGCCGACATTGCCGCCGATGTCTTCTCCCGCTTCCAACCGGCTCCGGCTCTGCACGTCGACGTCACCGCAGCTTTCCAACGTTTTTCATGTCGCCTCCACCCCTGCACGGTTGCTGCTGCCCTCCGAGTCGTCGACGATGTTCGTCCGGCTCCGCTGTGTTCTTCTGTCCACCAGACGACGTCGCCGCTTCCGGTCCTGTTTGGAGTTTCCCGTCGACATCGCCGCTTCCCTCCGTCGGCCCTCGCGCGATCTCGACGTCACCACTGCAACGTCGTCGTTTCTGCTCCGACGTTGCCGCTGCCGTTCCTGCACTTCTCAGCCGTCTCCGCTGCTGCCT
This genomic interval from Argentina anserina chromosome 1, drPotAnse1.1, whole genome shotgun sequence contains the following:
- the LOC126795546 gene encoding transcription factor MYB75-like, which codes for MEVRKGSWTKEEDHLLRNYIEKYGEGRWHKVPLLAGLNRCRKSCRMRWLNYLKPTIKRGDFADDEVDLMIRLRKLLGNRWSLIAGRLPGRTSNDVKNFWSARRRRNIDCGIIKNSKPPERAKTTVIRPRPRTFTKSLHQNLNAKATSSKSIELGNSSWSTSPPVENGIDDWKILLDEDLLRNFWVEDPASMSSTDVNSTEQGFEMDLWQFLQEETMQ